In Nocardioides cavernae, a single genomic region encodes these proteins:
- a CDS encoding acyl-CoA ligase (AMP-forming), exosortase A system-associated: MRTQLHHLLEEGAVRFGDRPALSHQEVTLDYTSAWDLASRTGAVLSDLGVARGERVAIYLDKRPETVGGIFGASVAGGVFVPVNPALKGSQVAYILGDCDVRVLITTHQRWESVREDAKGCRELAHVLLVDADPGAVPDEDEVRVHALSALLDDVVDPPSASRAIDADTAAILYTSGSTGRPKGVVLSHRNLLVGAESVSTYLGNDGDDVILAALPLSFDAGLSQVTTAFAAGAHVVLVNYLLARDVVRLCARHGVTGLTCVPPLWIQLASADWPAEATASLRYFANTGGRMPRSTLTRLREIFPQASPFLMYGLTEAFRSTYLDPSEVDRRPDSIGKAIPDAEILVLQPDGTPCGPGEEGELVHRGALVAQGYWGDAARTAERFRPIPGGPDWRAPELAVWSGDRVVTDEDGFLYFVGRTDDMIKTSGYRVSPTEIEEVAYDSGLVRDAAALGLPDEALGHRVVVVVSPAVEGFEPDALLAVFRRQLPRYMVPAEIVVRTELPRSPNGKFDRVLLREELTA, encoded by the coding sequence ATGCGGACGCAGCTTCACCACCTGCTCGAGGAGGGCGCCGTCCGGTTCGGCGACCGTCCGGCCCTGAGCCACCAGGAGGTCACGCTCGACTACACCTCCGCCTGGGACCTGGCGTCCCGCACGGGCGCCGTCCTGTCGGACCTCGGCGTCGCGCGTGGGGAACGCGTGGCGATCTACCTCGACAAGCGACCCGAGACCGTCGGGGGGATCTTCGGCGCCTCCGTCGCAGGTGGCGTGTTCGTGCCGGTCAACCCGGCACTCAAGGGCTCCCAGGTGGCCTACATCCTCGGCGACTGCGACGTGCGGGTGCTCATCACGACGCACCAGCGCTGGGAGTCGGTGCGCGAGGACGCCAAGGGCTGCCGCGAGCTCGCACACGTGCTGCTCGTCGACGCCGATCCGGGCGCCGTCCCCGACGAGGACGAGGTGCGCGTGCACGCCCTGTCCGCCCTCCTGGACGACGTGGTCGACCCGCCGTCCGCGAGCCGGGCGATCGACGCCGACACCGCCGCGATCCTCTACACGTCCGGCAGCACCGGCCGCCCCAAGGGCGTCGTGCTGTCGCACCGCAACCTGCTGGTGGGCGCCGAGAGCGTCTCGACCTACCTCGGCAACGACGGCGACGACGTCATCCTGGCCGCGCTCCCGTTGAGCTTCGACGCCGGGCTGAGCCAGGTCACGACTGCGTTCGCCGCGGGCGCCCACGTCGTGCTCGTCAACTACCTCCTGGCTCGCGACGTCGTACGCCTCTGCGCGCGCCACGGCGTCACCGGCCTCACCTGCGTCCCTCCGCTGTGGATCCAGCTCGCCTCCGCCGACTGGCCTGCGGAGGCCACCGCCTCGCTGCGCTACTTCGCCAACACGGGCGGCCGGATGCCCCGGTCGACCCTCACCCGGCTGCGCGAGATCTTCCCGCAGGCCAGCCCGTTCCTGATGTACGGCCTCACCGAGGCGTTCCGCTCGACCTACCTCGACCCGTCCGAGGTCGACCGCCGCCCCGACTCCATCGGCAAGGCCATCCCGGACGCCGAGATCCTCGTCCTGCAGCCCGACGGCACGCCGTGCGGGCCCGGCGAGGAGGGCGAGCTGGTCCACCGCGGAGCGCTCGTTGCCCAGGGCTACTGGGGCGACGCCGCCCGCACCGCCGAGCGGTTCCGCCCCATCCCGGGTGGCCCCGACTGGCGCGCGCCCGAGCTGGCCGTGTGGTCCGGCGATCGCGTCGTCACCGACGAGGACGGCTTCCTCTACTTCGTCGGCCGCACCGACGACATGATCAAGACCTCCGGCTACCGGGTGAGCCCGACCGAGATCGAGGAGGTCGCCTACGACAGCGGCCTGGTCCGCGACGCGGCCGCGCTCGGCCTCCCGGACGAGGCCCTCGGGCACCGGGTCGTGGTCGTCGTCAGCCCCGCGGTCGAGGGGTTCGAGCCTGACGCGCTGCTCGCGGTCTTCCGCCGGCAGCTGCCCCGCTACATGGTGCCGGCGGAGATCGTCGTACGCACCGAGCTCCCTCGCTCGCCCAACGGGAAGTTCGACCGGGTGCTGCTGCGCGAGGAGCTGACCGCATGA
- the nadE gene encoding NAD(+) synthase, whose amino-acid sequence MTTVRSDSQIDSQGDTDVLAIDVEAEVARISASLRGYLTRARRKGAIVALSGGIDSSVVAALCVAAIGKDRVFGLHMPERDSSEDTLAFSTLVSDSLGIDSVVEDITPVLEAVRCYERRDDAIRMVCPDYGPDHKSKIVLPSVVESESLRLYSVVVQAPDGTTTRHRLTTESYLGIVAATNFKQRARRMTEYYHADRLNYVVTGTPNRLEYDQGFFVKLGDGAADVKPIAHLYKTQVYALADFLGVPEQVRTRPSTTDTYSLPQSQEEFYFSLPWNLMDLCLHGKNTGRPIEQVAESTGLTTAQVERVYGDIDQKRKTTAYLHLPPQLVEPVQEIG is encoded by the coding sequence ATGACCACCGTCCGGAGCGACAGCCAGATCGACAGCCAGGGCGACACCGACGTGCTCGCGATCGACGTCGAGGCGGAGGTCGCACGGATCAGCGCCTCGCTGCGCGGCTACCTCACCCGCGCCCGCCGCAAGGGGGCGATCGTCGCCCTGTCCGGTGGCATCGACTCCAGCGTGGTCGCCGCACTGTGCGTCGCCGCGATCGGCAAGGACCGGGTCTTCGGCCTGCACATGCCCGAGCGGGACTCCTCCGAGGACACGCTCGCATTCAGCACGCTCGTCTCCGACTCGCTCGGCATCGACTCGGTCGTGGAGGACATCACCCCCGTGCTCGAGGCGGTCCGCTGCTACGAACGCCGCGACGACGCGATCCGGATGGTGTGCCCCGACTACGGTCCTGACCACAAGTCCAAGATCGTGCTGCCGAGCGTCGTGGAGTCCGAGAGCCTGCGCCTCTACTCCGTGGTCGTGCAGGCGCCCGACGGCACCACGACCCGCCACCGGCTGACGACCGAGTCCTACCTCGGCATCGTGGCGGCGACGAACTTCAAGCAGCGGGCCCGCCGGATGACGGAGTACTACCACGCCGACCGGCTCAACTACGTCGTCACCGGCACGCCCAACCGCCTGGAGTACGACCAGGGCTTCTTCGTGAAGCTCGGCGACGGGGCGGCCGACGTGAAGCCGATCGCCCACCTCTACAAGACCCAGGTCTACGCGCTCGCGGACTTCCTCGGCGTCCCCGAGCAGGTCCGGACGCGGCCGTCGACCACCGACACCTACTCGCTGCCGCAGTCGCAGGAGGAGTTCTACTTCTCCCTGCCGTGGAACCTGATGGACCTCTGCCTGCACGGCAAGAACACGGGCCGCCCGATCGAGCAGGTCGCCGAGTCCACCGGCCTCACGACCGCCCAGGTCGAGCGCGTCTACGGCGACATCGACCAGAAGCGCAAGACGACCGCGTACCTGCACCTGCCGCCGCAGCTGGTCGAGCCCGTGCAGGAGATCGGATGA
- a CDS encoding serine O-acetyltransferase, with translation MGEVHDRVDEDPDVRPFRTDVDKYYTIVSEGRRGPSQRLRLWMWNADFRVVASYRFDRATRQYHAEHRIKGLPARVFAAFWHRRVMNIHHADIDPRAQIGPGLLLMHHTGVFIGPAVIGDNCVLHHNVTIGQRVASGNQGVPRLGNDVWIGPGATITGDVTIGDGATISAGSVVSRDVPARALVAGNPGRVIASDYDNSAMLNYRVRRAPAPTAAAPEPEPAPAPAAEQAQAQGPDPAHVDRALAEYARLRDPSGDRHLEAVKAAIFLEDVFHVVLREEQIDPDLLGTAEGMRAVLARAGGSA, from the coding sequence ATGGGGGAAGTCCACGACCGGGTCGACGAGGACCCGGACGTCCGTCCGTTCCGCACGGACGTCGACAAGTACTACACGATCGTTTCGGAGGGCCGCCGCGGCCCGTCGCAGCGTCTGCGGCTGTGGATGTGGAACGCCGACTTCCGGGTGGTCGCGAGCTACCGCTTCGACCGTGCCACCCGGCAGTACCACGCCGAGCACCGGATCAAGGGTCTGCCGGCGCGGGTCTTCGCCGCTTTCTGGCACCGGCGGGTGATGAACATCCACCACGCCGACATCGACCCCCGTGCGCAGATCGGCCCCGGCCTGCTCCTGATGCACCACACCGGCGTGTTCATCGGGCCGGCGGTCATCGGTGACAACTGCGTGCTGCACCACAACGTGACGATCGGTCAGCGGGTCGCCTCGGGCAACCAGGGTGTCCCCCGTCTGGGCAACGACGTGTGGATCGGTCCCGGCGCGACGATCACCGGCGACGTGACGATCGGCGACGGGGCCACGATCTCCGCCGGCAGCGTCGTCTCGCGCGACGTACCCGCACGGGCGCTGGTCGCCGGCAACCCGGGTCGCGTCATCGCCTCCGACTACGACAACTCCGCGATGCTCAACTACCGCGTACGCCGGGCGCCGGCCCCGACGGCCGCAGCTCCCGAGCCGGAGCCCGCGCCCGCGCCCGCGGCGGAGCAGGCTCAGGCCCAGGGGCCAGATCCCGCTCACGTGGACCGTGCGCTGGCCGAGTACGCGCGCCTGCGCGACCCGTCCGGGGACCGGCACCTCGAGGCGGTGAAGGCGGCGATCTTCCTGGAGGACGTCTTCCACGTCGTGCTCCGCGAGGAGCAGATCGACCCCGACCTCCTCGGCACCGCCGAGGGCATGCGCGCGGTGCTCGCCCGGGCCGGCGGGTCGGCCTGA
- a CDS encoding glycosyltransferase: MSTPTSTPENPVTIAVVTFNSADVLPGLVESLPEGAGDVPWRLVVVDNDSTDDTVAVVQRLCPEATVVQTGRNAGYAAGVNAAVAVAPDSPAVLVLNPDVRLQPGCLPTLVAALDLPGIGIVVPRLTDGDGALIHSMRRRPTLLRAFADAFVGATLAGRWPLTGEVVSDPERYTSDASPDWAEGSTQLVSRACLDACGPWDESYFLYSEETEFHLRSGTHGFGVRYVAGAGAVHLEGDSGTSPRLWALLTANRLRLFSRLASRPRTALYWLALVLRESSRAARGDAIARAAVRVLVRPGLLRAPRGPAWLDLATPNPVLRPGAVRAEAARP; encoded by the coding sequence ATGAGCACCCCCACGAGCACCCCGGAGAACCCGGTGACGATCGCGGTGGTGACCTTCAACAGCGCCGACGTGCTTCCCGGCCTGGTGGAGTCACTGCCCGAGGGCGCCGGTGACGTGCCCTGGCGCCTCGTCGTGGTGGACAACGACTCGACGGACGACACCGTCGCGGTGGTGCAGCGCCTGTGCCCCGAGGCCACGGTCGTGCAGACGGGACGCAACGCCGGCTACGCGGCAGGCGTCAACGCCGCTGTCGCCGTCGCCCCGGACTCACCGGCGGTGCTCGTCCTCAACCCCGACGTGCGCCTCCAGCCGGGTTGCCTGCCCACGCTGGTGGCGGCGCTCGACCTGCCCGGCATCGGGATCGTGGTGCCGCGGCTCACCGACGGCGACGGGGCGCTCATCCACTCGATGCGCCGGCGGCCGACGCTGCTGCGGGCCTTCGCCGACGCCTTCGTCGGCGCCACCCTCGCCGGCCGGTGGCCGCTCACGGGCGAGGTGGTGAGTGATCCGGAGCGCTACACGAGTGACGCGTCGCCCGACTGGGCCGAGGGGTCCACGCAGCTGGTCAGCCGCGCCTGCCTGGACGCATGCGGGCCCTGGGACGAGTCCTACTTCCTCTACTCCGAGGAGACCGAGTTCCACCTCCGGTCCGGGACACACGGCTTCGGCGTGCGCTACGTGGCCGGCGCTGGCGCCGTCCACCTCGAGGGCGACTCCGGCACGTCGCCACGGTTGTGGGCGCTCCTCACCGCCAACCGCCTGCGGCTCTTCTCGCGGCTGGCGTCCCGGCCGCGGACGGCGCTCTACTGGCTTGCGCTGGTCCTGCGCGAGTCGAGCCGCGCCGCCCGGGGCGACGCGATCGCCCGGGCCGCCGTACGGGTGCTCGTCCGACCCGGCCTGCTGCGCGCCCCTCGCGGTCCCGCGTGGCTCGACCTCGCTACCCCAAATCCGGTACTCCGCCCCGGAGCGGTCCGCGCCGAGGCCGCGCGTCCGTAG
- a CDS encoding pyridoxal-dependent decarboxylase, exosortase A system-associated, whose product MRTSDHVTAHGTVDGTLLVGGMPVDRLAERVGSTPFFAYDRAMITERVAAVKAALPERVSLGYAVKANPMPAVVQHLAGLVDHLDVASAGELAVALDTGQAPSAISFAGPGKTDAELRRAVASGVTIEVESRTELQRLVRTGKELALRPRAAVRVNPPFAVKGSGMRMGGGPQQFGVDAEAVPSLLGEVSDHDVDVVGYHVFAGSQNLSAAILGEAQERTVELVLELAEHVPGTVEYVNLGGGFGIPYFEKDERLDLDAVGRRLSELVDGRLAPALPDATVVMELGRFLVGEAGVYVTRVVDVKESRGRSYAVVDGGMHHQLAASGNFGQVIRRNYPLALATRALDEPTGPVTVVGCLCTPLDLLGDEVDLPGTEVGDLVVVFQAGAYGLTASPTAFLGHPSPSEVLV is encoded by the coding sequence ATGAGGACTTCCGACCACGTGACGGCGCACGGCACCGTCGACGGCACGCTCCTGGTCGGCGGGATGCCGGTCGACCGCCTGGCCGAACGGGTCGGATCGACGCCGTTCTTCGCCTACGACCGCGCGATGATCACCGAGCGCGTCGCCGCCGTGAAGGCCGCGCTCCCCGAGCGGGTGTCGCTCGGCTACGCGGTCAAGGCGAACCCGATGCCGGCCGTCGTCCAGCACCTCGCGGGCCTGGTCGACCACCTCGACGTCGCCTCCGCCGGCGAGCTCGCCGTGGCGCTCGACACCGGACAGGCCCCGAGCGCGATCAGCTTCGCCGGGCCCGGCAAGACCGACGCCGAGCTGCGACGGGCCGTGGCCTCGGGCGTCACGATCGAGGTCGAGTCGCGCACCGAGCTGCAGCGCCTCGTGCGCACCGGCAAGGAGCTCGCCCTGCGCCCGCGCGCCGCCGTACGCGTCAACCCGCCGTTCGCCGTCAAGGGCTCGGGCATGCGGATGGGCGGTGGCCCCCAGCAGTTCGGGGTCGACGCCGAGGCCGTCCCCTCCCTGCTCGGCGAGGTGAGCGACCACGACGTCGACGTCGTCGGCTACCACGTCTTCGCGGGGTCGCAAAACCTCAGCGCTGCGATCCTCGGCGAGGCGCAGGAGCGCACCGTCGAGCTCGTCCTCGAGCTCGCGGAGCACGTGCCCGGCACCGTGGAGTACGTCAACCTTGGCGGCGGCTTCGGCATCCCCTACTTCGAGAAGGACGAGCGCCTCGACCTCGACGCCGTCGGTCGACGGCTGTCCGAGCTCGTCGACGGGCGGCTCGCGCCGGCGCTGCCGGACGCCACCGTCGTCATGGAGCTCGGCCGGTTCCTCGTGGGCGAGGCGGGCGTCTACGTGACCCGCGTCGTCGACGTGAAGGAGTCGCGCGGGCGCAGCTACGCCGTCGTCGACGGCGGAATGCACCACCAGCTGGCCGCCTCCGGCAACTTCGGCCAGGTCATCCGGCGCAACTACCCGCTGGCCCTCGCCACCCGAGCCCTCGACGAGCCCACCGGACCCGTCACGGTGGTCGGCTGCCTGTGCACGCCGCTCGACCTGCTCGGCGACGAGGTCGACCTGCCCGGCACGGAGGTCGGCGACCTCGTCGTCGTCTTCCAGGCCGGCGCCTACGGCCTCACGGCCAGCCCCACCGCGTTCCTCGGCCACCCCTCACCTTCGGAGGTCCTCGTATGA
- a CDS encoding methyltransferase type 11, producing the protein MAANGGVAGRLRHTLVDAPGSAGARMRARRWELLEQAFPDLATMSVLDLGGTVEWWRRAPVSPKDVTVLNLFEPGDSADPSLLPVTGDACRAREALAAAGAQTSYDLVVSNSLLEHVGGHAQRAALAREVHALAPRHWVQTPYRYFPLEPHWLFPGLQFMPMAARARLAARWPLAHSRPETPEAAMSEVQWTELVGIAELKAYFPGSAIHHERVAGLTKSLVAVGGGAR; encoded by the coding sequence ATGGCGGCGAACGGCGGTGTCGCAGGACGGCTGCGGCACACCCTGGTGGACGCACCCGGATCGGCGGGAGCGCGCATGCGGGCCCGCCGCTGGGAGCTGCTGGAGCAGGCCTTCCCCGACCTGGCGACGATGTCCGTCCTGGACCTCGGCGGCACGGTGGAGTGGTGGCGGCGGGCACCCGTCAGCCCCAAGGACGTGACCGTCCTGAACCTGTTCGAGCCCGGCGACTCCGCGGACCCGTCCCTGCTCCCGGTGACCGGCGACGCCTGCCGCGCCCGCGAGGCGTTGGCGGCGGCCGGCGCCCAGACGTCGTACGACCTCGTGGTCTCCAACTCGTTGCTCGAGCACGTCGGCGGGCACGCCCAGCGGGCGGCGCTCGCCCGTGAGGTCCACGCGCTCGCGCCGCGCCACTGGGTGCAGACGCCCTACCGCTACTTCCCGCTCGAGCCGCACTGGCTGTTCCCCGGGCTGCAGTTCATGCCGATGGCCGCCCGCGCGCGACTGGCTGCCCGCTGGCCGTTGGCCCACAGCCGTCCGGAGACGCCCGAGGCCGCCATGTCCGAGGTGCAGTGGACCGAGCTCGTCGGGATCGCCGAGCTGAAGGCGTACTTCCCGGGCTCCGCCATCCACCACGAGCGCGTGGCCGGTCTGACCAAGTCGCTCGTGGCGGTGGGCGGAGGAGCCCGCTAG
- the asnB gene encoding asparagine synthase (glutamine-hydrolyzing), with the protein MCGICGVVALDGPPPDRELVTRMIGRLRHRGPDGSGLYRDEHAALGHTRLAIIDTEGGAQPLCNEDETLWISFNGEIFNYVELGEELRRCGHRFRTASDTEVVVHAWEEWGEQCFTRFNGQWALALWDSREHRLVLSRDRLGVRPLFFTRDRQRIAFASEVKALMADPALPRAFDPIGLDEVLTYWSTVAPRTVFAGIEQLEPGHVAVLDRDGFRRHPYWSIDFPDRDAEPGQDIEANAAELRERLVEAARLRFVRSDVPVGAYLSGGIDSSITAAVIARYTEAPLHTFSLRFTDAEYDEGVHQQKMVAELGAQHEEITVSPADVADVFPDVVRHTETPVLRTAPAPLFLLSRLVRDNGYKVVVTGEGADEVLGGYDIFREGRVRAFWARDPGSATRDRAVELLYPWMARSPGTAPAFARSFFGQDLDADDPAISHRPRWASTSAVKALLTPDLRAELDRGPDVVSRMPAGSDGWDPLSRAQWLEMTTLLPGYILSSQGDRMLMANSVEGRFPFLDKEVVELANRLPARHKLCGLDEKHLLKIAFEDLVPEQIRRRPKQPYRSPDTASFFSGPPPEWLTEVTSPAALAAAGVFAPRPVAGLIAKAARTGGVRAGNTDNMRLLAVVSTQLLHQQLVVDAGSASDDAPPEPMTVIDRVQHVRSSA; encoded by the coding sequence ATGTGCGGCATCTGCGGCGTCGTCGCCCTCGACGGCCCACCGCCGGACCGGGAGCTCGTGACCCGGATGATCGGGCGGCTGCGCCACCGAGGTCCGGACGGAAGCGGCCTCTACCGCGACGAGCACGCCGCGCTCGGGCACACGCGGCTGGCGATCATCGACACCGAGGGCGGTGCGCAGCCGCTGTGCAACGAGGACGAGACCCTGTGGATCTCGTTCAACGGCGAGATCTTCAACTACGTCGAGCTGGGTGAGGAGCTGCGCCGCTGCGGCCACCGCTTCCGCACCGCGAGCGACACCGAGGTCGTCGTGCACGCCTGGGAGGAGTGGGGCGAGCAGTGCTTCACCCGCTTCAACGGGCAGTGGGCCCTGGCCCTGTGGGACTCGCGCGAGCACCGGCTCGTGCTCTCGCGCGACCGCCTCGGCGTGCGCCCGCTCTTCTTCACCCGTGACCGGCAGAGGATCGCCTTCGCCTCCGAGGTCAAGGCGCTGATGGCCGATCCGGCCCTGCCGCGTGCCTTCGACCCCATCGGGCTCGACGAGGTGCTGACCTACTGGTCGACGGTGGCCCCCCGCACGGTGTTCGCCGGCATCGAGCAGCTCGAGCCCGGCCACGTCGCGGTGCTGGACCGCGACGGCTTCCGGCGCCACCCCTACTGGAGCATCGACTTCCCCGACCGGGACGCCGAGCCGGGGCAGGACATCGAGGCCAATGCCGCCGAGCTGCGCGAGCGCCTCGTCGAGGCGGCACGGCTCCGCTTCGTGCGCAGCGACGTACCCGTCGGCGCCTACCTCTCCGGAGGCATCGACTCCTCGATCACGGCCGCGGTGATCGCGAGGTACACCGAGGCGCCGCTGCACACCTTCTCGTTGAGGTTCACCGACGCGGAGTACGACGAAGGGGTCCACCAGCAGAAGATGGTGGCCGAGCTCGGCGCCCAGCACGAGGAGATCACCGTCTCCCCCGCCGACGTCGCCGACGTCTTCCCCGACGTGGTGCGGCACACCGAGACTCCCGTGCTTCGCACCGCGCCCGCGCCGCTGTTCCTGCTGTCGCGGCTGGTGCGGGACAACGGCTACAAGGTCGTGGTGACGGGTGAGGGCGCCGACGAGGTGCTCGGTGGCTACGACATCTTCCGGGAGGGCCGGGTGCGCGCCTTCTGGGCCCGCGACCCCGGCTCGGCCACCCGCGACCGCGCGGTCGAGCTGCTCTACCCGTGGATGGCGCGCAGTCCCGGCACCGCCCCGGCCTTCGCGCGCAGCTTCTTCGGCCAGGACCTCGACGCCGACGACCCCGCCATCTCCCATCGTCCGCGGTGGGCCTCCACCAGTGCGGTCAAGGCGCTGCTGACCCCCGACCTCCGGGCCGAGCTCGACCGCGGCCCCGACGTGGTGTCGCGGATGCCGGCCGGCAGCGACGGCTGGGACCCGCTCTCACGCGCCCAGTGGTTGGAGATGACCACGCTCCTGCCGGGCTACATCCTGTCCAGCCAGGGCGACCGGATGCTGATGGCCAACTCGGTGGAGGGACGCTTCCCGTTCCTCGACAAGGAGGTCGTCGAGCTCGCCAACCGGCTCCCGGCGCGCCACAAGCTGTGCGGGCTCGACGAGAAGCACCTGCTCAAGATCGCCTTCGAGGACCTCGTCCCCGAGCAGATCCGCCGCAGGCCCAAGCAGCCCTACCGCTCCCCCGACACCGCCAGCTTCTTCAGCGGCCCGCCGCCGGAGTGGCTGACCGAGGTCACCTCGCCCGCGGCCCTCGCCGCGGCGGGGGTCTTCGCCCCGCGGCCGGTTGCCGGCCTGATCGCCAAGGCCGCCCGCACCGGCGGCGTACGGGCGGGGAACACCGACAACATGCGCCTGCTCGCGGTCGTCTCGACCCAGCTGCTCCACCAGCAGCTCGTCGTCGACGCGGGGTCGGCGAGCGACGACGCACCACCCGAGCCGATGACCGTCATCGACCGGGTCCAGCACGTGAGGAGCAGCGCATGA
- a CDS encoding acyl carrier protein yields the protein MHDQIRNELREFIGDNYLFGDHDRLPDDEASLLEEGIVDSTGVLELIEFLEDHFGIVVGESETVFENLGSVGGLTRFVASKTLAEQTVG from the coding sequence GTGCACGACCAGATCAGGAACGAGCTCCGAGAGTTCATCGGCGACAACTACCTCTTCGGCGACCACGACAGGTTGCCCGACGACGAGGCGTCCCTGCTCGAGGAGGGCATCGTGGACTCCACGGGCGTCCTCGAGCTGATCGAGTTCCTCGAGGACCACTTCGGGATCGTCGTCGGCGAGTCCGAGACGGTCTTCGAGAACCTCGGGAGCGTGGGCGGCCTCACGAGGTTCGTCGCGTCCAAGACCCTCGCCGAACAGACCGTGGGCTGA
- the acpS gene encoding holo-ACP synthase — MGGSTQVGGTVGTGTDIVSVARIAALYRSAGDRFLRRWFTDDEIDYCTSRARPELHLAARMAAKEAVLKALRPAGDAPLAWRSIEIGRDADGAPSVRLGGDVRVLAARRGAGSIHVSLSHCDEYAVAVAVADAAAG, encoded by the coding sequence ATGGGCGGCAGCACCCAGGTGGGGGGCACGGTCGGCACGGGCACCGACATCGTGTCGGTGGCCCGCATCGCCGCGCTCTACCGGAGCGCCGGCGACCGGTTCCTGCGGCGCTGGTTCACCGACGACGAGATCGACTACTGCACCTCGCGGGCACGTCCGGAGCTGCACCTCGCGGCCCGGATGGCGGCCAAGGAAGCGGTCCTGAAGGCGTTGCGCCCCGCCGGCGACGCCCCCCTGGCCTGGCGCTCGATCGAGATCGGCCGCGACGCCGATGGCGCGCCCAGCGTGCGCCTCGGCGGAGACGTCCGCGTGCTCGCCGCGAGACGGGGAGCCGGGTCGATCCACGTGTCGCTGTCCCACTGCGACGAGTACGCCGTCGCAGTGGCGGTCGCGGACGCCGCCGCGGGCTGA
- a CDS encoding polysaccharide deacetylase family protein, translating into MRVVNVCFHGIGAPQRRREPGEDSYWISRDVFLGVLDTVVGRTDVRLSFDDGNSSDVEIALPALRERGLLASFFVVAGRLDRPGSLSRDDVRELHDAGMTIGNHGMSHRPWRGLDPARRREEFVTARTVLQDVTGSRVQDAALPLGRYDRAVLHELRPLGYRTVQTSDRRWAHTDRWLQPRFSIRCGDTVDSVERDVLRRPPVTSRARGALVGTVKRLR; encoded by the coding sequence ATGCGCGTGGTGAATGTCTGCTTCCATGGCATCGGCGCGCCGCAGCGCCGACGCGAGCCCGGCGAGGACTCCTACTGGATCAGCCGGGACGTCTTCCTCGGCGTGCTCGACACGGTCGTCGGGCGGACCGACGTGCGCCTCAGCTTCGACGACGGCAACTCCTCGGACGTGGAGATCGCGCTGCCGGCACTCCGCGAGCGCGGCCTGCTCGCGAGCTTCTTCGTCGTCGCCGGGCGCCTGGACCGTCCGGGCAGCCTCAGCCGCGACGACGTACGCGAGCTGCACGACGCCGGCATGACGATCGGCAACCACGGCATGTCGCACCGGCCCTGGCGCGGGCTCGACCCGGCCCGCCGCCGGGAGGAGTTCGTCACCGCGCGCACCGTGCTGCAGGACGTTACCGGCAGCCGGGTCCAGGACGCCGCGCTGCCGCTCGGCCGTTACGACCGTGCCGTCCTGCACGAGCTGCGACCGCTCGGCTACCGCACCGTGCAGACCAGCGACCGCCGCTGGGCCCACACCGACCGCTGGCTCCAGCCCCGCTTCAGCATCCGCTGCGGCGACACCGTCGACTCCGTGGAGCGCGACGTCCTCCGCCGGCCCCCGGTCACCTCACGCGCCCGCGGCGCGCTCGTCGGCACGGTCAAGCGCCTGCGCTGA